A single genomic interval of Apis cerana isolate GH-2021 linkage group LG2, AcerK_1.0, whole genome shotgun sequence harbors:
- the LOC133665732 gene encoding glutamic acid-rich protein-like isoform X1, which produces MSGDVQARKRKEKKRKKDEEDNIIPSPTLGNINENLTDNVTIHIYKESTTGGHWCARIIFFIILTMLMGLIGIVIFEHRGTTDISTPLESSRWAFIFEGWVDDSALLSNEESHDNEQETKEIKKETKNDEDNKEITEIKISNEEEIQEDEISNEHTEEEKETINENESNEEQNIFQSKEEELSHESEYEDREQQEDILEEDITPEEFDNINVLEEIYSISTEKFSDEKNILYETDSQFDKIIKMTRNEDEKFENFLDIPGINEINDDNLEPLEEVENIEPEEYVNDIDVKPEIEEIEEESANVAMKFGVGVALIVAAHFVLVKRWNNEVIFVQNQSKLISSEKKDVEEKVTPKNKLIIQVEEYETGEQNKNKKIETKEEKRKIEIIKEQISLQQNDKIEDEEEEEIEDKDEREEEEEKELMEEEEEEEEEEEEEEEEEEEEEEEEEEEEEEEEVKDEEEEDEEKEEEEDKYKTNEKYDKIDDKEKEQRRILEIENEKLIKIRRRRSS; this is translated from the exons ATGTCTGGTGATGTTCAAGCAAGAAaacggaaagagaaaaaacgtAAAAAGG ATGAAGAAGATAACATTATACCATCACCTACTCTgggaaatattaatgaaaatttaacagATAATGTaactatacatatttataaagaaagtaCTACAGGAGGACATTGGTGTGCtcgaattatattctttatcattttaacaATGCTTATGGGTCTAATTGGTATAGTTATCTTTGAGCATAGGGGTACTACAGATA TCAGTACTCCATTAGAATCTTCTCGTTGGGCTTTTATATTTGAAGGATGGGTTGATGACTCTGCATTATTATCTAATGAAGAATCACATGATAATGAACAAGAaactaaagaaataaaaaaggaaacaaaaaatgatgaagataataaagaaattacagaaattaaaatttctaatgaagaagaaattcaagaagatgaaatatcaaatgaaCATacagaggaagaaaaagaaacaataaatgaaaatgaatcaaatgaagagcaaaatatttttcaaagtaaagaag aagaattaaGTCATGAAAGTGAATATGAAGACAGGGAACAACAAGAAGATATATTGGAAGAAGATATTACACCAGaagaatttgataatattaatgtgtTAGAAGAAATATACAGTATTAgtacagaaaaattttcagatgaaaaaaatattttatatgaaacagATAgtcaatttgataaaataataaaaatgacaagaaatgaagatgaaaaatttgaaaattttttggatattcctggtattaatgaaattaatgatgACAATTTAGAACCTTTAGAAgag gtAGAAAATATAGAACCTGAAGAATATGTTAATGATATAGATGTAAAGccagaaatagaagaaatagaagaagaatctGCTAATg TGGCTATGAAGTTTGGAGTTGGTGTGGCACTTATTGTTGCTGCACATTTTGTCCTTGTGAAACGGTGGAATAATG AAGTTATCTTTGTtcaaaatcaatcaaaattaatttcatctgaGAAAAAAGATGTGGAAGAAAAAGTAACTCCGAAAAATAAACTGATTATTCAAGTAGAAGAATATGAAACAggagaacaaaataaaaataaaaaaatagaaacaaaggaagaaaaaagaaaaatagaaataataaaagaacaaattaGTTTACAACAAAATGATAAGATTGAAgatgaggaagaagaagaaatagaagataaagatgagagagaagaagaagaggagaaagaattaatggaagaggaagaggaagaagaagaggaagaagaagaggaagaagaagaagaagaggaagaagaagaagaagaggaagaggaagaggaagaagaagaagtgaaagatgaagaagaggaagatgaagagaaagaagaggaagaagataaatataaaaccaatgaaaaatatgacaaaatagatgataaagaaaaagaacaaagaagaatattagaaatagaaaatgaaaaattgataaaaataaggagaaggaggagttCATAA
- the LOC133665732 gene encoding golgin subfamily A member 6-like protein 22 isoform X2, translating into MSGDVQARKRKEKKRKKDEEDNIIPSPTLGNINENLTDNVTIHIYKESTTGGHWCARIIFFIILTMLMGLIGIVIFEHRGTTDRWVDDSALLSNEESHDNEQETKEIKKETKNDEDNKEITEIKISNEEEIQEDEISNEHTEEEKETINENESNEEQNIFQSKEEELSHESEYEDREQQEDILEEDITPEEFDNINVLEEIYSISTEKFSDEKNILYETDSQFDKIIKMTRNEDEKFENFLDIPGINEINDDNLEPLEEVENIEPEEYVNDIDVKPEIEEIEEESANVAMKFGVGVALIVAAHFVLVKRWNNEVIFVQNQSKLISSEKKDVEEKVTPKNKLIIQVEEYETGEQNKNKKIETKEEKRKIEIIKEQISLQQNDKIEDEEEEEIEDKDEREEEEEKELMEEEEEEEEEEEEEEEEEEEEEEEEEEEEEEEEVKDEEEEDEEKEEEEDKYKTNEKYDKIDDKEKEQRRILEIENEKLIKIRRRRSS; encoded by the exons ATGTCTGGTGATGTTCAAGCAAGAAaacggaaagagaaaaaacgtAAAAAGG ATGAAGAAGATAACATTATACCATCACCTACTCTgggaaatattaatgaaaatttaacagATAATGTaactatacatatttataaagaaagtaCTACAGGAGGACATTGGTGTGCtcgaattatattctttatcattttaacaATGCTTATGGGTCTAATTGGTATAGTTATCTTTGAGCATAGGGGTACTACAGATA GATGGGTTGATGACTCTGCATTATTATCTAATGAAGAATCACATGATAATGAACAAGAaactaaagaaataaaaaaggaaacaaaaaatgatgaagataataaagaaattacagaaattaaaatttctaatgaagaagaaattcaagaagatgaaatatcaaatgaaCATacagaggaagaaaaagaaacaataaatgaaaatgaatcaaatgaagagcaaaatatttttcaaagtaaagaag aagaattaaGTCATGAAAGTGAATATGAAGACAGGGAACAACAAGAAGATATATTGGAAGAAGATATTACACCAGaagaatttgataatattaatgtgtTAGAAGAAATATACAGTATTAgtacagaaaaattttcagatgaaaaaaatattttatatgaaacagATAgtcaatttgataaaataataaaaatgacaagaaatgaagatgaaaaatttgaaaattttttggatattcctggtattaatgaaattaatgatgACAATTTAGAACCTTTAGAAgag gtAGAAAATATAGAACCTGAAGAATATGTTAATGATATAGATGTAAAGccagaaatagaagaaatagaagaagaatctGCTAATg TGGCTATGAAGTTTGGAGTTGGTGTGGCACTTATTGTTGCTGCACATTTTGTCCTTGTGAAACGGTGGAATAATG AAGTTATCTTTGTtcaaaatcaatcaaaattaatttcatctgaGAAAAAAGATGTGGAAGAAAAAGTAACTCCGAAAAATAAACTGATTATTCAAGTAGAAGAATATGAAACAggagaacaaaataaaaataaaaaaatagaaacaaaggaagaaaaaagaaaaatagaaataataaaagaacaaattaGTTTACAACAAAATGATAAGATTGAAgatgaggaagaagaagaaatagaagataaagatgagagagaagaagaagaggagaaagaattaatggaagaggaagaggaagaagaagaggaagaagaagaggaagaagaagaagaagaggaagaagaagaagaagaggaagaggaagaggaagaagaagaagtgaaagatgaagaagaggaagatgaagagaaagaagaggaagaagataaatataaaaccaatgaaaaatatgacaaaatagatgataaagaaaaagaacaaagaagaatattagaaatagaaaatgaaaaattgataaaaataaggagaaggaggagttCATAA